In Cottoperca gobio chromosome 1, fCotGob3.1, whole genome shotgun sequence, a genomic segment contains:
- the rbm34 gene encoding RNA-binding protein 34 — protein sequence MKKTLKKSEEASPEQPAADYVVGQVSGSLFPKKSAASGSLSALFGTSAPAAPLLFKPVPKPVPKSTEAKEEPKATPEVKGQLSKKKQKQLKDKSEADQKLENREISLLCADEDERGHETPAKKKKRKAAELSGENDAEQWVMKRQMLKARKEEEVTKRKRTVFVGNLPVSCTRKTLQSLFREKGSIESMRFRSVVREDPAMSRKVAAIQRKVHPKKQSMNAYVVFKDEDGVAKALERNGMEIETGFHIRVDRVTDNSSHDNKRSVFVGNLSFEINELSFRQHFEDCGTVEAVRLVRDQNSGLGKGFGYVLFESADSVQLALELDDSKLEGRTIRVKRSVKKEKQKNKTDGKGTAGRTGKGPMKGATRGGPERGGGRGGFKSQKKFSGNQQQSTKSSTSFKGEMVDPNTKIKKKGLKKKKPKAKKSVHI from the exons ATGAAGAAGACACTCAAGAAGAG TGAAGAGGCGTCGCCGGAGCAACCGGCAGCTGACTACGTTGTAGGTCAGGTGTCAGGAAGTTTGTTCCCGAAGAAGTCTGCGGCCTCCGGATCGCTGTCGGCTTTATTCGGCACCTCTgcaccagcagctcctctccTGTTTAAGCCGGTACCAAAG CCTGTTCCGAAGAGCACAGAAGCAAAAGAGGAGCCGAAGGCAActccagaggtcaaaggtcaactaagcaagaagaagcagaagcaacTTAAGGACAAATCAGAAGCCGACCAGAAGCTGGAAAACAG GGAGATCAGTTTACTGTGCGCAGACGAGGACGAGCGAGGGCACGAGACGCccgcgaagaagaagaagaggaaagcgGCCGAGCTGAGCGGAGAGAACGACGCGGAGCAGTGGGTGATGAAGAGACAGATGCTGAAAGccagaaaagaggaggaggtgacgaagaggaagaggacgGTGTTCGTGGGCAACCTGCCCGTCAGCTGCACCAGGAAG accCTGCAGAGCCTCTTCAGGGAGAAAGGATCCATCGAGTCCATGCGGTTTCGCTCTGTG GTCAGAGAGGATCCCGCCATGTCCCGCAAAGTAGCAGCGATTCA ACGTAAAGTTCATCCCAAGAAGCAAAGCATGAACGCCTACGTTGTGTTTAAAGATGAGGACGGAGTCGCCAAGGCGTTGGAGAG GAACGGCATGGAGATCGAGACAGGCTTTCACATCCGAGTGGACAGAGTGACGGACAACTCGTCA CACGATAACAAACGCTCCGTGTTTGTGGGGAATCTTTCGTTCG agatCAATGAGCTGTCGTTTCGGCAGCACTTTGAGGATTGCGGCACGGTGGAGGCTGTACGGCTGGTGCGAGACCAGAACTCTGGACTTGGGAAAGGATTCGGCTACGTCCTGTTTGAG AGCGCCGACTCGGTGCAGCTGGCATTGGAACTGGACGACTCCAAACTGGAGGGCAGGACCATCCGGGTGAAGAGGTcggtgaagaaggagaagcagaagaataAAACTGACGGCAAAGGAACCGCAGGGAGGACCGGCAAGGGCCCCATGAAGGGCGCCACGAGGGGGGGCCCGGAGAGAGGAGGCGGTCGGGGAGGTTTCAAGTCTCAAAAGAAATTCTCTGGAAACCAGCAGCAGTCGACTAAAAGCTCGACCTCCTTCAAAGGGGAGATGGTGGATCCAAACacaaagattaaaaagaaaggactgaagaagaagaaaccaaaGGCGAAAAAGTCTGTTCATATCTGA